Proteins encoded by one window of Bradyrhizobium sp. B097:
- a CDS encoding saccharopine dehydrogenase NADP-binding domain-containing protein, with protein sequence MSSSKLDIVVYGATGFTGQLVAEYLAAHYRDGSLKWAMAGRSKDKLASVRDAIGAPADTPLIVADAGDTASLKAMLAQTKSVISTVGPYQLYGNELIAACVDSGTDYFDLCGEPVWMRQMIDKHEAAAKASGARIVFSCGFDSVPFELGAFFVQEEAKRVFGAPAQRVKGRVRDMRGTLSGGTAASAKATFDAVAKDLGLVAILNNPFALTPGFEGPKQPRGSKPAYEDDLHSWTAPFMMALINTRNVHRSNMLMGFPYGKEFVYDEMVLTGPGEKGEANAKRVMALNSEKTGPSAPKPGEGPSKEERENGRYDLLYLAVAPDGRMVRAGIKGDRDPGYGSTSKMISECAICLLRDTPDVAAGFWTPGAAMQHKLIKRLVDHAGLTFEVEK encoded by the coding sequence ATGTCCTCGTCGAAACTCGACATCGTCGTCTATGGCGCAACCGGCTTCACCGGCCAGCTCGTCGCCGAATATCTCGCGGCGCATTATCGCGACGGCAGCCTGAAATGGGCAATGGCCGGGCGCAGCAAGGACAAGCTCGCCTCGGTTCGTGATGCGATCGGCGCGCCCGCCGACACGCCGCTGATCGTCGCCGATGCCGGCGACACCGCATCGCTGAAGGCGATGCTGGCGCAGACCAAGTCTGTGATCTCGACGGTCGGTCCGTATCAGCTCTATGGCAATGAGCTGATCGCGGCCTGCGTGGACAGCGGCACCGACTATTTCGATCTATGCGGCGAGCCGGTGTGGATGCGGCAGATGATCGACAAGCACGAGGCCGCCGCAAAGGCCAGCGGTGCGCGGATCGTGTTCTCCTGCGGCTTCGATTCGGTGCCGTTCGAACTCGGTGCCTTCTTCGTCCAGGAGGAAGCCAAGCGGGTGTTCGGTGCGCCGGCGCAGCGCGTCAAGGGCCGCGTGCGCGACATGCGCGGCACGCTGTCCGGCGGCACGGCCGCGAGCGCCAAGGCCACCTTCGATGCGGTCGCCAAGGATCTGGGCCTGGTCGCGATCCTCAACAACCCGTTTGCATTGACGCCGGGATTCGAGGGCCCCAAGCAGCCGCGCGGCAGCAAGCCCGCCTACGAGGACGATCTCCACTCATGGACCGCGCCGTTCATGATGGCGCTGATCAACACGCGCAACGTCCATCGCTCCAACATGCTGATGGGCTTTCCCTACGGCAAGGAGTTCGTCTACGACGAGATGGTTCTGACCGGTCCCGGCGAGAAGGGCGAAGCCAACGCCAAGCGCGTGATGGCGCTGAATTCGGAGAAGACCGGGCCCAGCGCGCCGAAGCCGGGCGAGGGACCGTCGAAGGAAGAGCGCGAGAACGGCCGCTACGATCTGCTCTACCTCGCGGTCGCGCCCGACGGCCGCATGGTCCGCGCCGGCATCAAGGGCGATCGCGACCCCGGCTACGGCTCGACCTCGAAGATGATCTCGGAATGCGCGATCTGCCTGTTGCGCGACACGCCCGACGTCGCTGCCGGCTTCTGGACGCCGGGAGCGGCGATGCAGCACAAGCTCATCAAGCGCCTGGTCGATCACGCCGGGCTGACGTTTGAGGTCGAGAAGTAG
- a CDS encoding acetamidase/formamidase family protein, which translates to MTHHHLKSSPETCHWGFFEAKLKPVLTIASGDEVTIETVSGGPDVVPDRDKFYVPPELDDIHAKSERMVPGHILTGPIAVTGAEPGDVLEVDILDVQLRQDWGYNLIKPLSGTLPDDFHETRILNIPLDRAHMVGRMPWGLDLPLKPFFGVMGVSPPPAWGRISSLIPRAMGGNLDNKELGAGAKLYLPVFVPGALFSCGDGHGVQGDGEVCVTAIETALTGRFRLTLRKDLKLAYPRAETADHYMTMAMDPNLDQCVVRALRDMIVLLGEKRNLSREDAYTLCSLAADLRVTQTVNGSKGIHCMIAKSVVHG; encoded by the coding sequence ATGACCCATCATCATCTGAAATCCAGTCCCGAAACCTGCCATTGGGGCTTCTTCGAAGCAAAGCTGAAACCGGTCCTGACCATCGCGAGCGGCGACGAGGTCACGATCGAGACCGTCAGCGGCGGCCCCGACGTGGTGCCGGACCGCGACAAGTTCTATGTGCCGCCAGAGCTCGACGACATTCATGCGAAGAGCGAGCGGATGGTGCCTGGGCACATCCTGACCGGCCCGATCGCGGTCACCGGTGCCGAGCCCGGCGACGTGCTCGAGGTCGATATTCTCGACGTCCAGCTCCGGCAGGACTGGGGCTACAATCTGATCAAGCCGCTGTCCGGCACCCTACCCGACGATTTCCACGAAACCCGCATCCTCAACATCCCGCTCGATCGCGCACACATGGTCGGCCGCATGCCGTGGGGGCTCGACCTGCCGCTGAAGCCGTTCTTCGGCGTGATGGGCGTCTCGCCGCCGCCGGCTTGGGGCCGCATCTCCTCGCTGATCCCGCGCGCGATGGGCGGTAATCTCGACAACAAGGAACTCGGGGCCGGAGCCAAGCTGTATCTGCCGGTGTTCGTGCCGGGCGCGCTGTTCTCCTGCGGCGACGGCCATGGCGTGCAGGGCGACGGCGAGGTCTGCGTCACCGCGATCGAGACCGCGCTCACCGGCCGCTTCCGCCTGACCTTGCGCAAGGACCTCAAGCTCGCCTATCCGCGCGCCGAGACCGCCGACCATTACATGACCATGGCGATGGATCCCAATCTCGACCAGTGCGTGGTGCGGGCGCTGCGCGACATGATCGTGCTGCTCGGCGAGAAGCGCAATCTGTCGCGCGAGGATGCCTATACGCTGTGCAGCCTGGCCGCCGACCTGCGCGTCACGCAGACGGTCAACGGCTCCAAGGGCATTCACTGCATGATCGCCAAATCGGTCGTTCACGGCTGA
- a CDS encoding AMP-binding protein, with product MLKDRLSPADEAARDKEMQETLAACPRILDLIARGPQGAPEADAAIYLRSPLDANPVVISNDHLMGCIKAAENYFRKRGIGKDDAVAVLVPACPATVVAIFGAAACGVAEPLNLLFTREAIVAQLNAIKAKLLLAPPPGMPGGLYERVEGLQREVPSLQHIVIVPLDGSIAFDGEVLRPDPAWRDDYGKSKDMSEADRVAVMLPTGGTTGHPKVARLTNRAMVASTVSSRMALDFHRGERAMITMPLFHVGGLFCTTANCLSAGTTIFIPGPAGARDPSLITHFWKIVEKYRVNISGNVPTTLGALADIPVADSDISTLRVTATGASICPPEIERRYLATWGGACIQQLYGMTELAGAITHDVHGVKPRAESVGTRNPLVELAILDGGKLHTGPWPSPVGELLTRGPQVFAGYVDKKQTEEAFRDGWLRTGDICRIDADGFVYILGRAKDVIIRGGHNIDPRAIEDAALAFPGVALAAAVGRPDTYAGEVPMLFVSAQPGAHIDPNALAAFVQDNILEPPARPRVVSVIPEMPVTPVGKIFKPKLREIAAGEAARELLAREGLSGEVSVEAITDPSRGLYLSVSAPADKAETAERLLKKFPVKVELRS from the coding sequence ATGCTCAAGGACAGGCTTTCGCCGGCCGACGAGGCTGCGCGCGACAAGGAGATGCAGGAGACGCTCGCCGCCTGCCCGCGCATCCTCGATCTCATTGCCCGTGGTCCGCAGGGCGCGCCTGAGGCGGATGCCGCGATCTATCTGCGTTCGCCGCTCGATGCCAACCCAGTCGTGATCTCGAACGATCACCTGATGGGCTGCATCAAGGCGGCCGAAAACTATTTCCGTAAGCGCGGCATCGGCAAGGACGACGCGGTCGCCGTCCTGGTCCCGGCCTGCCCCGCGACCGTGGTCGCGATCTTCGGCGCAGCCGCCTGCGGTGTCGCCGAGCCGCTCAATTTGCTGTTCACACGCGAGGCGATTGTCGCGCAGCTCAACGCCATCAAGGCAAAGCTGTTGCTGGCGCCGCCGCCGGGCATGCCGGGCGGGCTCTATGAAAGAGTCGAAGGCTTGCAGCGCGAGGTGCCGTCGCTGCAGCACATCGTGATCGTGCCGCTCGACGGCAGCATCGCGTTCGACGGCGAGGTGCTGCGGCCCGATCCTGCGTGGCGCGACGACTACGGCAAGTCCAAGGACATGAGCGAGGCCGATCGTGTCGCGGTGATGCTGCCGACCGGCGGCACGACAGGTCATCCCAAGGTGGCGCGGCTGACCAACCGCGCGATGGTCGCCTCCACCGTGTCCTCACGCATGGCACTCGACTTTCATCGCGGCGAGCGCGCAATGATCACGATGCCGCTATTCCATGTCGGTGGCCTGTTCTGCACGACGGCCAATTGCCTTTCCGCCGGCACGACGATTTTCATCCCCGGCCCGGCCGGCGCCCGCGATCCGTCGCTGATCACGCATTTCTGGAAGATCGTCGAGAAATACCGCGTCAACATCTCCGGCAACGTGCCGACCACGCTTGGGGCGCTGGCCGACATTCCGGTCGCGGACAGCGACATCTCGACCCTGCGCGTCACCGCCACCGGCGCCTCGATCTGCCCGCCGGAAATCGAACGGCGTTATCTTGCGACCTGGGGCGGTGCCTGCATCCAGCAGCTCTACGGCATGACCGAGCTCGCCGGCGCCATCACGCACGACGTGCACGGCGTAAAGCCGCGCGCCGAGAGCGTCGGCACCCGCAATCCGCTGGTCGAGCTCGCGATCCTCGACGGCGGCAAGCTGCACACCGGGCCGTGGCCCTCGCCGGTCGGCGAGCTCCTGACCAGGGGCCCGCAGGTGTTCGCCGGTTACGTCGACAAGAAGCAGACCGAAGAGGCGTTCCGCGACGGCTGGCTGCGCACCGGTGACATCTGCCGGATCGACGCCGACGGCTTCGTCTACATCCTGGGCCGCGCCAAGGACGTCATTATCCGCGGCGGCCACAACATCGATCCGCGTGCGATCGAGGATGCCGCGCTGGCCTTTCCGGGCGTGGCGCTGGCCGCGGCCGTCGGGCGTCCCGACACCTATGCCGGCGAAGTGCCGATGCTGTTCGTCTCGGCGCAGCCCGGCGCCCATATCGATCCGAACGCGCTCGCCGCCTTCGTGCAGGACAACATCCTGGAGCCGCCGGCGCGTCCGCGCGTGGTGTCGGTGATCCCGGAGATGCCGGTCACGCCGGTCGGCAAGATCTTCAAGCCGAAGCTGCGCGAGATCGCCGCCGGCGAGGCCGCGCGCGAGTTGTTGGCTCGAGAAGGATTGTCCGGCGAGGTCAGTGTCGAGGCCATCACCGACCCGTCCCGTGGGCTGTACCTGAGCGTGAGCGCGCCTGCGGACAAGGCCGAAACGGCTGAGCGGCTTCTCAAGAAGTTCCCAGTCAAGGTCGAGTTGCGATCCTAA
- a CDS encoding MarR family transcriptional regulator, whose translation MSVTRKDQARLRAIENLDIIKRFTLEISSINSHLERVRQLWGKALGVSGPQWMILIAISDLDKDDGVPINVVSKLLHVDPSFVTTQSKLLEQKELLRRAPSPADARVVRLSLTDKTRKHLTGLADQHKAFKKTVFEEFSEPELAEFTAKLAMLNNRMEKACLIAAMDFET comes from the coding sequence GTGTCAGTGACCAGGAAGGATCAGGCGCGCCTGCGCGCCATCGAGAATCTCGACATCATCAAGCGCTTTACGCTCGAGATCTCGTCCATCAACTCGCATCTCGAACGGGTCCGCCAGCTCTGGGGCAAGGCGCTTGGCGTCAGCGGTCCGCAATGGATGATCCTGATCGCGATCTCGGACCTCGACAAGGATGACGGTGTACCGATCAACGTGGTGTCGAAGCTGCTGCATGTCGATCCGTCGTTCGTGACCACGCAGTCCAAGCTGCTCGAGCAGAAGGAGCTGCTGCGCCGCGCCCCCTCCCCGGCCGATGCGCGCGTGGTCCGGCTGTCGCTGACCGACAAGACCCGAAAGCATCTGACGGGCCTCGCCGACCAGCACAAGGCGTTCAAGAAGACCGTGTTCGAGGAATTCAGCGAGCCCGAACTGGCCGAGTTCACGGCCAAGCTTGCGATGCTCAACAACCGCATGGAAAAGGCATGCCTGATCGCCGCGATGGATTTCGAGACCTGA
- a CDS encoding SDR family NAD(P)-dependent oxidoreductase: MKDFAGKIAVITGGGTGMGRELARQLVAEGCNVAMCDVSAEAMAETKRLCEVEKLPQGLRITTHVADVSIEDHYKRFRDELIEQQATDKIHLLFNNAGIGGGGSLFTNTREQWERTFNICWGGVYLGVRTFLPLLVKADEAHIVNTSSVNGFWASVGMGVSHTAYSAAKFAVKGFTEAMINDLRLNAPHVKCSVVMPGHIGTSIVSNSRKVQNGADQLNPDELKQVRQRLQGQGIDVAKMSDADIQQLALDRARIFHDEAPTSAAAAAKIILDGVKADRWRILVGDDAHLLDERVRKTPEQAYTPEFYQGIVAATGWKVG; the protein is encoded by the coding sequence ATGAAGGATTTCGCCGGAAAGATTGCCGTCATCACCGGTGGCGGCACGGGCATGGGGCGCGAGCTGGCGCGACAGCTCGTTGCTGAAGGATGCAATGTCGCGATGTGCGACGTCTCGGCCGAGGCGATGGCCGAGACCAAGCGGCTCTGCGAGGTCGAGAAGCTGCCGCAGGGCCTGCGCATCACCACTCACGTTGCCGACGTCTCGATCGAGGATCACTACAAGCGTTTTCGCGATGAGCTGATCGAGCAGCAGGCGACCGACAAGATCCATTTGCTGTTCAACAATGCCGGCATCGGCGGTGGCGGCAGCCTGTTCACCAACACGCGCGAGCAGTGGGAGCGCACCTTCAACATCTGCTGGGGCGGCGTCTATCTCGGCGTCCGCACCTTCCTGCCGCTGCTGGTGAAGGCCGACGAGGCGCACATCGTCAACACCTCGAGCGTCAACGGCTTCTGGGCGTCGGTCGGCATGGGCGTGTCGCACACCGCCTACAGCGCGGCGAAGTTCGCGGTGAAGGGATTCACCGAGGCGATGATCAACGATCTCCGGCTCAACGCGCCGCATGTCAAATGCTCGGTCGTGATGCCCGGTCACATCGGCACCTCGATCGTGTCGAACTCGCGCAAGGTGCAGAATGGCGCCGACCAGCTCAATCCCGACGAGCTCAAGCAGGTTCGGCAGCGTCTGCAAGGGCAGGGCATCGACGTCGCCAAGATGTCGGATGCCGACATCCAGCAGCTCGCGCTCGACCGCGCTCGCATCTTCCATGACGAGGCACCGACCTCGGCGGCTGCCGCCGCCAAGATCATCCTCGACGGCGTGAAGGCCGATCGCTGGCGCATCCTGGTCGGTGACGATGCACATCTGCTCGACGAGCGCGTGCGCAAGACCCCGGAGCAGGCCTACACGCCGGAGTTCTACCAGGGCATCGTGGCGGCGACCGGCTGGAAGGTCGGGTGA
- a CDS encoding MarR family transcriptional regulator, with protein MQELEEAMRRSSAQGVMYGQAVANIAGISNSDMECMDILHLEGRVTAGRLAEVTGLTTGAITGVVDRLEKAGYVRRERDESDRRKVFISVVEEKAAEIGKFYVPMQEAMLKLWSRYTDDELRLLLRFANDGYKGVLEATGALKAVIDMPPEQRAELKLPPKSRR; from the coding sequence ATGCAGGAACTCGAGGAGGCGATGCGCCGGTCATCCGCGCAGGGCGTGATGTACGGGCAAGCCGTTGCAAACATAGCCGGAATTTCCAATTCCGACATGGAATGCATGGACATCCTCCACCTTGAAGGGCGCGTGACCGCGGGTCGTCTCGCGGAAGTCACCGGGTTGACCACCGGCGCGATCACGGGCGTGGTCGATCGGCTGGAGAAGGCGGGTTACGTGCGCCGCGAGCGGGACGAGAGCGACCGCCGCAAGGTCTTCATCTCGGTCGTTGAGGAGAAGGCGGCGGAGATCGGCAAGTTCTACGTGCCGATGCAGGAGGCGATGCTCAAGCTCTGGAGCCGCTACACCGACGACGAACTGCGCCTGCTGCTGCGCTTCGCCAATGACGGCTACAAGGGCGTGCTGGAAGCGACCGGCGCATTGAAGGCGGTGATCGACATGCCGCCGGAGCAGCGCGCCGAGCTCAAGCTGCCGCCGAAATCTCGTCGCTGA
- a CDS encoding DUF169 domain-containing protein: MQQQTPPEQFDLSAIVADLNNLLRLKTTVIGIKMFARVEEMEAIPKIRRPSAVHTTDQIVSMASRLGWTVGITGDDLVGAQCRAVIGLAPQDEKWLAGENYVGVWHGTAEDARKRQEALDVVPYGQYQAMAVSPLTSGRLNPPDICLVYATPGQMIILINGLQYTGYKKFEWGVVGETACADSWGRALKTGEPSLSLPCFAERRYGGVPDEEMLMALPPAYLVKAIAGMKQLAKNGLRYPIAPYGIQADVRAGMGVSYAKK, from the coding sequence ATGCAACAGCAGACACCGCCGGAACAGTTCGACCTCTCCGCAATCGTGGCCGACCTGAACAACCTGTTGCGGCTGAAGACCACGGTCATCGGCATCAAGATGTTCGCGCGCGTCGAGGAGATGGAGGCGATCCCGAAGATCCGCCGGCCATCGGCGGTCCACACCACGGACCAGATCGTCAGCATGGCCTCGCGGCTCGGCTGGACCGTCGGCATCACCGGCGACGATCTGGTCGGCGCGCAGTGCCGCGCGGTGATCGGGCTCGCGCCGCAGGACGAGAAGTGGCTGGCCGGCGAGAATTATGTCGGCGTCTGGCACGGCACGGCGGAAGACGCGCGCAAGCGCCAGGAGGCGCTCGACGTGGTGCCTTACGGTCAGTACCAGGCGATGGCGGTGAGCCCGCTGACCAGCGGACGTCTCAATCCGCCCGACATCTGCCTCGTCTATGCGACGCCGGGACAGATGATCATCCTGATCAACGGGCTGCAATACACCGGCTACAAGAAGTTCGAGTGGGGCGTGGTCGGCGAAACCGCGTGCGCGGACTCGTGGGGCCGGGCGCTGAAGACCGGCGAGCCGAGCCTGTCGCTGCCGTGCTTCGCCGAGCGCCGCTACGGCGGCGTCCCCGACGAGGAGATGCTGATGGCGCTGCCGCCGGCCTATCTGGTGAAGGCGATCGCGGGGATGAAGCAGCTCGCCAAGAACGGCCTGCGCTACCCGATCGCACCTTATGGCATCCAGGCCGACGTCCGCGCCGGCATGGGTGTGTCCTATGCCAAGAAGTAG
- a CDS encoding GcrA family cell cycle regulator, translating into MITIEPTWTPERVDQLKIYFEAGLSCRDIAVNIGVSRNAVIGKLSRLNLTRTTPDERRARRKKSTAHAAQRATAKQQFRLLQAVYEQEPDDAPIVSANNCSLFELSEQRCRWPISTPGADDFCFCGNTPLGGMPYCSGHYRLAYQAGSRQRALRG; encoded by the coding sequence ATGATTACCATCGAGCCGACCTGGACGCCGGAGCGCGTCGACCAACTCAAAATCTACTTTGAAGCCGGCCTTTCCTGCCGCGACATCGCCGTCAATATCGGCGTCAGCCGCAATGCGGTGATCGGCAAGCTATCCCGGCTGAACCTCACGCGCACGACGCCGGACGAACGCCGGGCCCGGCGGAAGAAATCCACCGCCCACGCCGCGCAACGGGCGACCGCAAAGCAGCAGTTCCGGTTGCTGCAGGCGGTCTACGAACAAGAGCCCGACGATGCACCGATCGTCAGCGCCAACAACTGCTCGCTGTTCGAGCTGAGCGAGCAACGTTGCCGCTGGCCGATCAGCACGCCGGGCGCCGATGATTTCTGCTTTTGCGGCAACACGCCGCTCGGCGGCATGCCCTATTGCTCGGGGCATTACCGCCTTGCCTATCAGGCGGGGTCACGCCAGCGCGCGCTGCGCGGGTAG
- a CDS encoding porin produces MKLAKSLILGSAAALVAVGGAQAADLPVKAKAVEYVKVCSLYGPGFYYIPGTDTCIKLGGYVRADVVVNGNSVYGPNVNGASGANNRFTNGYTWRSREDFNIDTRTATEYGVVRTYFDAVFTWTSDSYTGQGNGSTVYSAIGSSAAPNNAGSGNVAAGSVGVYYAFIQFAGFTMGKAVSQFAAPWNGYPGNNYDGLVGGVSTTNGINQFTYTAQFGNGVSLALSAQDQVAYMQAGVNNLSLGGAYGSSDYAGTVAPDFVAALKVDQAWGIFQASIAAHDNHAAYYGGTELTGHPDDKWGWAGALALSIKNIPTGPGDTINVQGVYTDGATRYNIQELASQFSSVAIYSGSNLPGAYGSVGFGTAPDTVFGPGGQQQSVKTWGMRGAYTHNWDPYWNTSIYGAYAAIMYNDTAKSLICGVGGVGGTFRTAFGGGAGVTNCNPDYNISQIGVITRWTPVKNLTFSADVTYVHLDQKYAGTITTSSAGIGKPTATYELKDQDTVQMLFRAQRNW; encoded by the coding sequence ATGAAATTGGCGAAGAGCCTTATTCTGGGCTCGGCCGCTGCGCTGGTCGCGGTCGGCGGGGCACAGGCAGCCGATCTTCCCGTTAAGGCCAAAGCGGTCGAATACGTGAAGGTTTGCTCCCTTTATGGTCCGGGCTTCTACTACATCCCCGGCACCGACACCTGCATCAAGCTGGGCGGCTACGTTCGTGCTGACGTCGTCGTGAACGGCAACAGCGTCTACGGCCCGAACGTCAACGGCGCCAGCGGTGCCAACAACCGCTTCACCAACGGCTACACTTGGCGTTCGCGTGAAGACTTCAACATCGACACCCGCACTGCGACCGAGTACGGCGTGGTCCGCACCTATTTCGACGCGGTGTTCACCTGGACGTCGGACTCCTACACCGGCCAGGGCAACGGCTCGACCGTCTACTCGGCGATTGGTTCGTCTGCCGCGCCGAACAACGCTGGTTCGGGTAACGTCGCTGCCGGCTCGGTCGGCGTCTACTACGCCTTCATCCAGTTCGCTGGCTTCACCATGGGTAAGGCGGTCTCGCAGTTCGCCGCTCCCTGGAACGGCTATCCGGGCAACAACTACGACGGTCTCGTCGGTGGCGTGAGCACGACCAACGGCATCAACCAGTTCACCTACACCGCGCAGTTCGGCAACGGCGTGTCGCTCGCTTTGTCGGCGCAGGACCAGGTTGCGTACATGCAGGCTGGTGTGAACAACCTCAGCCTCGGTGGTGCTTACGGCTCCAGCGACTACGCCGGCACGGTCGCTCCGGACTTCGTCGCCGCACTCAAGGTCGACCAGGCTTGGGGTATCTTCCAGGCGTCGATCGCTGCGCATGACAACCATGCTGCCTACTACGGCGGTACGGAGCTGACCGGTCATCCCGACGACAAGTGGGGTTGGGCTGGTGCACTGGCCCTGTCGATCAAGAACATCCCGACCGGACCTGGCGACACCATCAACGTCCAGGGCGTGTACACCGACGGTGCGACCCGTTACAACATCCAGGAACTGGCCAGCCAGTTCAGCTCGGTCGCCATCTACAGTGGTTCGAACCTCCCGGGCGCGTATGGCAGCGTCGGCTTCGGCACTGCGCCTGACACGGTGTTTGGCCCTGGCGGTCAGCAGCAGAGCGTCAAGACCTGGGGTATGCGCGGTGCGTACACCCACAACTGGGATCCCTACTGGAACACCAGCATCTACGGTGCTTACGCTGCGATCATGTACAACGACACGGCTAAGTCGCTTATCTGCGGCGTCGGCGGTGTAGGTGGCACGTTCCGCACCGCCTTCGGTGGCGGCGCTGGCGTGACCAACTGCAACCCCGACTACAACATCTCGCAGATCGGCGTGATCACACGTTGGACCCCGGTCAAGAACCTGACCTTCTCGGCCGACGTGACCTACGTCCACCTCGATCAGAAGTATGCCGGCACGATCACCACTTCGTCGGCCGGTATCGGCAAGCCGACCGCGACCTACGAGCTGAAGGATCAGGACACTGTCCAGATGCTCTTCCGCGCTCAGCGCAACTGGTAA
- a CDS encoding FAD-dependent monooxygenase produces MTSRPRKALIIGAGIAGPVTAMFLTRAGIEAELYEAWPYSTGIGGGLQIAPNGMHVLAELGLADELIRSGSVAESFDFYSQAGKKLGSLNQNMQQRFGQPAVNMCRATLNETLIDKAWASNVSVFFEKKLVKIEDRGDQPVIAYFNDGTTAEGDFVIGADGVHSAVRRHVIPDGPTPFDTGLIGFGGFVPRAMFERLSIGQKVETTFGQSGFFGYGLCSPDPDTGGMWWSTQPSHGMTAAAYRLQSQDAIRQHLRDFHAGWHAPIPEIIEAAENIVVTDTLDVATLPTWSRKRTLLIGDAAHATSPHAGQGASLALEDALRLGILMREGQELGMTFQAFEHERRPRAEKIVAIARRNGNSKREFGPTGAWLRDHLLKLLLPVSSKGMDFMYAYNPRAAA; encoded by the coding sequence ATGACCTCACGTCCCCGTAAAGCTCTGATCATCGGCGCCGGCATCGCAGGTCCGGTGACCGCGATGTTCCTGACCCGCGCCGGCATCGAGGCCGAACTCTATGAAGCATGGCCCTACTCCACCGGGATCGGCGGGGGCTTGCAGATCGCACCGAACGGCATGCATGTGCTGGCGGAGCTCGGCCTCGCCGACGAGCTGATCCGCAGCGGCTCGGTCGCGGAGTCCTTCGATTTCTATTCGCAGGCCGGCAAGAAGCTCGGCTCGCTCAACCAGAACATGCAGCAGCGTTTCGGCCAGCCCGCGGTCAACATGTGCCGTGCGACCCTGAACGAGACGCTGATCGACAAGGCCTGGGCCTCCAACGTCTCGGTGTTCTTCGAGAAGAAGCTGGTGAAGATCGAGGATCGCGGCGACCAGCCGGTCATCGCCTATTTCAACGACGGCACCACCGCCGAGGGCGATTTCGTGATCGGCGCCGACGGCGTGCATTCGGCAGTGCGGCGGCACGTGATCCCGGATGGCCCGACGCCGTTCGACACCGGGCTGATCGGTTTCGGCGGCTTCGTGCCGCGGGCCATGTTCGAGCGCCTGTCGATCGGTCAGAAGGTTGAGACGACGTTCGGGCAAAGCGGCTTCTTCGGCTACGGCCTGTGCAGCCCCGATCCGGACACGGGTGGGATGTGGTGGAGCACGCAGCCGTCGCACGGCATGACCGCGGCGGCCTACCGGCTGCAGAGCCAGGACGCGATCAGGCAGCATCTGCGCGACTTCCACGCTGGCTGGCATGCGCCGATCCCCGAGATCATCGAGGCCGCCGAGAATATCGTGGTGACCGACACGCTCGACGTCGCGACGCTGCCGACCTGGTCGCGCAAGCGCACGCTCCTGATCGGCGACGCCGCGCACGCCACCAGCCCGCATGCCGGCCAGGGCGCATCGCTCGCGCTGGAGGATGCGCTGCGGCTCGGCATCCTGATGCGCGAGGGCCAAGAGCTCGGCATGACGTTCCAGGCGTTCGAGCACGAGCGGCGGCCGCGCGCCGAGAAGATCGTGGCGATCGCCCGGCGCAACGGCAACAGCAAGCGCGAGTTCGGCCCGACCGGCGCCTGGCTGCGCGATCACCTGCTGAAGCTGCTGCTGCCGGTATCGTCCAAGGGTATGGACTTCATGTACGCCTACAATCCGCGCGCGGCAGCGTAG
- a CDS encoding YdcF family protein, with amino-acid sequence MFFVLSKTLGIMLLPINFLIGIGVIGAVLLLTRFARLGRRLMVGSLLLLAICGFSPLGNVLISTLEQRFPPWDASRGAPDGIIVLGGSIDADLSVAHGTPVVRTAADRVIAAAALARRYPNARLVFTGGSANLISNDAREADYAAEMFESLGIAKSRLTIERRSRNTVENAEFSKALVDPKPGERWLLVTSAYHMPRSVGLFRKAGFNVEAYPVDWRVGNVMSFATLAIEGLSRTDLGTREWIGLVAYHLAGKTDDLLPGPAAR; translated from the coding sequence TTGTTTTTTGTACTCTCCAAGACGCTCGGCATCATGCTGCTGCCGATCAATTTCCTGATCGGTATCGGCGTGATCGGCGCCGTCCTGCTGCTGACGCGGTTTGCGCGGCTCGGCCGCAGGTTGATGGTTGGCTCGCTGCTGCTGCTCGCGATCTGCGGCTTCTCGCCGCTCGGCAACGTCCTGATCTCCACGCTGGAGCAGCGCTTCCCGCCATGGGACGCTTCGCGCGGCGCGCCCGACGGCATCATCGTGCTCGGCGGCTCGATCGATGCCGATCTGTCGGTTGCGCATGGCACGCCGGTGGTGCGCACTGCGGCGGATCGCGTCATCGCGGCGGCGGCGCTCGCGCGCAGATATCCGAACGCGCGCCTCGTGTTCACCGGCGGCAGCGCGAACCTGATCTCGAACGACGCGCGCGAAGCCGACTACGCCGCCGAGATGTTCGAGAGTCTCGGCATCGCCAAATCGCGATTGACCATCGAGCGCCGCTCGCGCAACACGGTGGAGAATGCCGAGTTCTCCAAGGCGCTGGTCGATCCCAAGCCGGGCGAGCGCTGGCTGCTCGTGACGTCGGCCTATCACATGCCGCGGTCGGTCGGCCTGTTCCGCAAGGCGGGATTCAATGTCGAGGCCTATCCGGTCGACTGGCGCGTCGGCAATGTCATGAGTTTCGCGACGCTTGCAATCGAGGGTCTGTCGCGCACCGATCTCGGCACACGGGAGTGGATCGGGCTGGTCGCCTATCATCTGGCGGGCAAGACCGACGATTTGCTGCCGGGACCGGCCGCACGTTGA